A stretch of the Candidatus Firestonebacteria bacterium RIFOXYD2_FULL_39_29 genome encodes the following:
- a CDS encoding ATP-dependent RNA helicase: MENLKFTELKISHDLLKAISDMGFEETTGIQTSAIPPLLEGKDVNGQAQTGTGKTLAFGIPILEKIDARKRDIQALILCPTRELAIQVAEEIKRLSKYKKGISVLPVYGGQPIGRQLSALQRGVQVVIGTPGRVIDHINRGSIKFDKVKMVVLDEADKMLDMGFVDDIQEILKKVPKERQTMFFSATMPRIFLELTKRFQKDPVHIRIAHETLTVPKIEQYYVDVRESGKLDSLSNLIDFNNIKLALVFCNTKRQVDDIVDALQARGYAVEGLHGDLKQASRDRVMAKFRRGAIEILVATDVAARGLDVDDIEAVFNYDIPQDEDAYVHRIGRTGRAGKEGKAYTFVVGNEVYKLRDIQRYAKTTIKRAKTPSSTDLEAIRSNILIERIKKTIDEGKLDRFVDLAEKIVSEDYASMDVAAALLKMMLGGKEEKEDVDEDDLNNTGAAPGKVRLFINVGKENGISVNDFVKFIEKEGSIPGGQIFRVSLHDRFSFFEVPAEKAREVLKKIKGKELKGSRVFISPAMKR, from the coding sequence ATGGAAAATTTAAAATTTACGGAACTAAAGATATCACATGACTTGCTCAAGGCAATATCTGATATGGGATTCGAGGAAACCACCGGAATTCAAACTTCTGCAATACCTCCTCTCCTGGAAGGTAAAGATGTTAACGGGCAGGCGCAGACCGGTACCGGCAAAACGCTGGCGTTTGGAATACCTATACTGGAAAAAATAGACGCAAGAAAAAGGGATATTCAAGCTTTGATTCTTTGCCCTACAAGGGAACTTGCTATTCAGGTAGCGGAAGAAATTAAACGGCTTTCAAAATACAAAAAAGGTATTTCTGTTCTTCCTGTTTACGGGGGCCAGCCTATTGGCCGGCAATTGAGCGCGCTCCAGCGCGGGGTACAGGTGGTAATAGGAACTCCCGGAAGAGTTATAGATCATATTAACAGGGGCTCCATTAAATTTGACAAAGTAAAGATGGTGGTGCTGGATGAGGCTGATAAGATGCTTGATATGGGTTTTGTCGATGATATCCAGGAGATATTAAAAAAGGTTCCTAAGGAAAGGCAGACGATGTTCTTCTCCGCAACTATGCCGAGGATATTTTTAGAACTTACCAAGAGATTTCAAAAGGATCCTGTTCATATAAGGATCGCTCATGAAACACTCACAGTTCCCAAGATAGAGCAATATTATGTGGATGTCAGGGAGAGCGGAAAGCTGGACTCGCTTTCTAATTTAATTGATTTTAATAATATTAAACTGGCGCTTGTGTTCTGTAACACTAAACGACAGGTGGATGATATTGTTGATGCTTTACAGGCAAGAGGGTATGCTGTGGAAGGGCTTCATGGAGATTTGAAACAAGCTTCAAGAGACCGGGTAATGGCAAAATTCAGGAGAGGCGCAATAGAAATACTCGTTGCGACCGATGTTGCAGCCAGAGGTTTAGATGTCGATGATATAGAAGCAGTATTTAATTATGATATTCCCCAGGATGAAGACGCGTATGTGCATAGAATAGGACGTACCGGCCGAGCGGGAAAAGAAGGAAAAGCCTATACTTTTGTAGTGGGCAACGAGGTCTATAAACTCAGGGATATTCAGCGTTACGCAAAAACTACGATCAAGCGGGCTAAGACTCCTTCCTCCACAGATTTGGAAGCGATAAGGTCAAATATTTTGATTGAAAGAATAAAGAAAACCATAGATGAGGGTAAACTGGATCGTTTTGTTGATCTTGCGGAAAAAATAGTAAGTGAAGACTACGCTTCTATGGATGTAGCTGCAGCATTGCTTAAAATGATGCTTGGAGGAAAAGAGGAAAAAGAAGATGTGGATGAAGATGATCTGAACAATACCGGCGCTGCCCCTGGAAAAGTAAGACTTTTTATTAACGTGGGAAAGGAAAACGGTATTTCTGTAAATGATTTTGTAAAATTTATTGAAAAAGAAGGAAGTATTCCTGGAGGACAGATCTTTAGAGTAAGCCTGCATGACCGGTTCTCTTTCTTTGAAGTTCCTGCGGAAAAAGCCAGGGAAGTACTTAAAAAAATAAAAGGAAAAGAGTTGAAAGGAAGCAGGGTCTTTATTTCTCCTGCCATGAAAAGATAG
- a CDS encoding 4Fe-4S ferredoxin, which produces MAKRKIIKIVADKCTGCGLCIPNCPEGALQIIDGKARLISDLFCDGLGACLGHCPEDAIIIEEREAEKYDEKKVMANIAAQGKNTVKAHLIHLRDHGEKELLRQAIEYLTENNPEINVPELVHGEEGHEHGGGCPGSRMQDLRRKSGGSEAQMLGGAAKAEIAIEPEIQNWPVQIMLVPVHAPYFNGADLLIAADCVPFAYPKFHQDLLKGKILLIGCPKLDDNALYAEKLGQIIKENDIKSVTVAHMEVPCCFGLLQSVEAAIETSGKNIAMKEATIGIKGNRID; this is translated from the coding sequence ATGGCGAAACGGAAGATAATTAAAATAGTTGCGGATAAATGTACGGGATGCGGGCTTTGTATTCCAAATTGCCCGGAAGGAGCACTTCAAATAATAGACGGTAAAGCCCGCTTGATTTCCGATCTTTTCTGTGACGGACTCGGGGCCTGTCTTGGCCATTGTCCTGAGGACGCAATTATTATTGAAGAAAGGGAAGCGGAAAAGTATGATGAAAAAAAAGTTATGGCAAATATTGCTGCGCAGGGAAAAAATACCGTTAAGGCGCATTTGATACATCTTAGAGACCATGGGGAAAAAGAGCTCCTCCGCCAGGCAATAGAATATCTGACGGAGAACAATCCGGAGATAAATGTTCCTGAGCTGGTTCATGGCGAAGAAGGACATGAACACGGCGGCGGTTGTCCCGGAAGCAGGATGCAGGACCTGAGGCGTAAGAGCGGAGGCTCGGAGGCTCAGATGCTTGGAGGCGCGGCAAAAGCTGAAATTGCGATTGAACCGGAGATTCAGAACTGGCCGGTGCAGATAATGCTTGTTCCTGTGCATGCCCCGTATTTTAACGGCGCAGATTTACTGATTGCCGCGGACTGCGTTCCTTTTGCTTATCCGAAATTCCATCAGGATTTGCTGAAGGGTAAAATACTTCTTATCGGCTGTCCGAAACTGGATGATAACGCTCTTTATGCAGAGAAGCTCGGCCAAATTATAAAAGAAAACGATATTAAGTCCGTAACGGTAGCCCATATGGAAGTACCGTGCTGTTTTGGACTGCTTCAATCGGTGGAAGCCGCGATAGAAACATCGGGGAAAAATATTGCAATGAAAGAGGCTACTATTGGCATTAAGGGAAACCGGATAGACTAA
- a CDS encoding proline--tRNA ligase, whose product MRWSKALIPTLKEVPAEAEIISHKLMLKAGMIRKVASGLYNFLPIGFKVYHKIEKIIREEMDNAGALEILMPIMTPAELWIETGRWNLYGKELVRVKDRANREYALGPTHEEVVTDLARTEIRSYRDMPKNFYQIRNKFRDEIRPRFGVMRCREFIMKDAYSFDRNEECAEESYKIMFEAYKNIFTRCGLDFRPVEADTGNIGGSFSHEFMVLANTGEEVIINCPACGYAANREKAEGVSPFCGNDKEELKPLEKVGTPGQHTVEQVTAFLKKTPSQLVKTLLYMADGKPVAALIKGDDELNEHKLKNFLKAVELVMMTPEEVEAASKAPVGFAGPVNLSGMKIFADNAVLKMKNFVIGANEKDAHYINANFERDFKINKFIDLRSAGAGDTCVKCGKVLTALRGIEVGHTFKLGLKYSKAMKAEFLDEDGKRKPMVMGCYGIGVTRIIGAAIEQGNDVNGIIWPMAIAPYHVVIIALNYNDEKVKAIADSVYEEFKTAGVEVILDDRDVSAGFKFKDAELVGIPLRVTIGNKAVNDGVFEIKIRKTNEEITLKREEVLSKIKVLIEKGLTK is encoded by the coding sequence ATGAGATGGAGTAAGGCACTAATACCTACACTCAAAGAAGTACCGGCTGAGGCGGAAATCATCAGTCATAAGCTCATGCTCAAGGCGGGGATGATACGGAAAGTCGCTTCGGGGCTTTATAATTTTCTTCCTATCGGATTTAAGGTTTATCACAAGATAGAAAAAATAATCAGGGAAGAGATGGACAATGCGGGGGCGCTGGAGATCTTAATGCCTATTATGACGCCGGCGGAGCTTTGGATAGAGACCGGCAGGTGGAACCTCTATGGCAAGGAACTTGTCAGAGTAAAAGACAGGGCAAATAGGGAGTACGCGCTTGGTCCTACACACGAAGAAGTGGTCACAGATCTTGCACGGACGGAGATCAGGTCCTACCGTGATATGCCGAAGAATTTTTATCAGATACGGAATAAATTCAGGGATGAGATACGTCCGCGCTTTGGCGTGATGCGTTGCCGGGAATTTATTATGAAAGACGCTTACTCTTTTGACCGGAATGAAGAGTGTGCGGAAGAAAGTTATAAAATAATGTTTGAGGCGTACAAAAATATATTCACCCGCTGCGGCCTGGATTTCCGGCCCGTGGAAGCGGATACCGGGAATATCGGGGGAAGTTTTTCGCATGAATTTATGGTGCTGGCAAATACAGGAGAAGAAGTAATTATTAATTGTCCGGCTTGCGGTTACGCGGCTAACAGGGAAAAAGCGGAAGGTGTTTCGCCTTTTTGCGGAAATGATAAAGAAGAATTAAAACCTCTTGAGAAAGTAGGCACACCCGGACAGCATACTGTTGAGCAGGTAACTGCTTTCTTAAAGAAAACTCCTTCGCAGCTTGTAAAGACGCTCCTTTATATGGCGGACGGCAAGCCTGTTGCGGCTCTTATCAAAGGCGACGACGAGCTTAATGAACATAAACTTAAGAACTTCCTGAAAGCGGTTGAACTTGTGATGATGACGCCGGAAGAAGTGGAAGCGGCTTCAAAAGCGCCGGTCGGATTTGCGGGGCCGGTTAACCTTTCTGGTATGAAGATATTCGCGGATAACGCGGTTTTGAAAATGAAAAACTTTGTGATAGGTGCGAATGAAAAAGACGCACACTACATCAATGCGAATTTTGAAAGGGATTTTAAGATAAATAAATTTATAGATCTCAGGTCCGCGGGCGCGGGTGACACTTGTGTTAAATGCGGAAAAGTTTTGACGGCGCTCAGAGGAATTGAGGTCGGGCATACTTTTAAGCTCGGGCTTAAATACAGCAAGGCAATGAAGGCGGAGTTCCTCGATGAGGATGGCAAAAGAAAACCGATGGTGATGGGCTGTTACGGTATCGGGGTTACCAGGATCATCGGCGCGGCGATAGAACAGGGGAATGATGTGAACGGGATAATCTGGCCTATGGCTATCGCGCCTTATCACGTTGTAATTATCGCTTTAAATTACAACGATGAGAAAGTAAAGGCAATCGCCGATTCCGTATATGAAGAGTTCAAAACGGCAGGCGTTGAGGTTATCCTTGATGACAGGGATGTGAGCGCGGGATTTAAATTTAAAGATGCGGAGCTTGTCGGTATTCCTCTTAGAGTGACAATTGGAAATAAAGCTGTAAATGACGGTGTTTTTGAGATAAAAATAAGAAAGACAAATGAAGAGATTACACTGAAACGTGAGGAAGTCCTGTCTAAGATTAAGGTTCTGATTGAAAAAGGATTAACTAAGTGA
- a CDS encoding dolichyl-phosphate beta-D-mannosyltransferase: MKYLAVIPTYNELLNIEKLIESVFKFAPEINILIVDDNSPDGTGNIADKMALGEPRLKVLHREGKQGLGSAYVAGFKYALEKGYDFIFEMDADFSHNPERLPLFIEKAGSYDLVIGSRYINGISVVNWPLKRLLLSIFANLYVRIILCLPVKDATSGFKCFKAEVLRAVNLDKIKSDGYSFQIEMNYRARKSGFKICEIPIIFIDRHSGTSKLNRNIVIEALLIPWQLRFENIFGKKNNK, translated from the coding sequence ATGAAATATTTAGCAGTAATTCCGACATATAATGAGCTTTTAAACATAGAAAAGCTTATTGAGAGTGTCTTTAAATTTGCTCCGGAAATCAACATCTTAATTGTGGACGATAATTCTCCTGATGGTACGGGAAATATCGCAGATAAGATGGCTCTGGGTGAACCACGGCTGAAGGTTTTGCACCGTGAGGGAAAACAGGGCCTTGGCTCAGCCTATGTTGCGGGATTTAAATATGCCCTGGAGAAGGGTTATGACTTTATATTCGAAATGGATGCTGATTTTTCACATAACCCGGAAAGACTACCTCTGTTTATTGAAAAAGCGGGCAGCTATGATTTGGTGATAGGTTCCAGATATATCAATGGTATAAGTGTCGTAAATTGGCCGTTAAAAAGATTATTACTCTCTATTTTTGCTAATTTGTATGTGAGAATAATACTTTGTTTGCCGGTTAAGGATGCCACAAGCGGTTTTAAGTGCTTTAAAGCTGAAGTGCTAAGAGCTGTTAATCTGGACAAAATAAAAAGTGACGGATACTCTTTTCAAATAGAAATGAATTACCGCGCTCGTAAAAGTGGTTTTAAAATATGCGAGATCCCGATAATATTTATTGACCGGCACAGCGGCACCTCCAAACTAAACAGGAACATTGTTATTGAGGCTTTGCTTATACCCTGGCAATTGCGGTTTGAAAATATTTTCGGAAAAAAAAACAATAAATAA
- a CDS encoding tyrosine--tRNA ligase encodes MKTAVEQLLLLKRGVADLVSEKELLLKLEKSVKENKPLRVKLGIDPTAPDVHLGFTVPLRKLKQFQELGHQVVIIIGSYTAMVGDPSGKNATRPQLTYEAVMVNAENYREKIFKILDETKTEVVYNGEWFSKFSFNDVIRLASKITVASLLEHDYFDNRYKSRTPIALHEFIYPLMQGWDSVEIKADVELGGTDQRFNVIVGRDLQRESGQPPQVGLFLPILMGPDGKNKMSKSLNNYISIDEVPREMFGKIMSIPDSIMISYFELLTEVPMPEIREMEKGLENGKLHPKELKKRLGKEIVTMYHDKYSAEAAAVEFERVFTEKELPKDIPEYSIPADSLKEGGIWIINLLIALNAVTNKTEAKRLVEQGGVYINDLRVEKTDTDVKIKTGDIVKVGKRKYFKIKV; translated from the coding sequence ATGAAAACAGCCGTTGAACAACTTCTTCTTTTAAAACGCGGCGTCGCTGATTTAGTCAGTGAAAAAGAACTTCTCCTTAAACTGGAAAAATCGGTTAAAGAAAATAAACCTCTCAGGGTTAAACTCGGTATTGATCCGACTGCGCCGGATGTCCATCTTGGCTTTACCGTGCCTCTCCGCAAACTTAAGCAGTTTCAGGAACTCGGACATCAGGTGGTTATTATAATCGGGAGCTATACTGCTATGGTCGGAGATCCTTCCGGGAAGAATGCCACGCGTCCGCAGCTTACCTATGAAGCTGTAATGGTTAATGCAGAAAACTACCGGGAGAAAATATTTAAGATACTGGATGAGACCAAAACGGAAGTTGTTTATAATGGCGAGTGGTTTTCTAAATTTTCATTTAACGATGTAATCCGCCTGGCTTCGAAGATAACCGTGGCCTCTCTTTTGGAACACGATTATTTTGATAACAGATATAAGAGCCGGACTCCAATAGCTCTTCATGAATTTATATATCCTCTGATGCAGGGATGGGATTCGGTTGAAATTAAGGCTGATGTTGAACTTGGCGGGACAGATCAGAGGTTTAATGTTATAGTCGGAAGAGATTTACAACGGGAAAGCGGTCAGCCTCCTCAGGTGGGGCTTTTTCTTCCGATACTTATGGGCCCTGACGGGAAGAATAAAATGAGTAAATCTTTAAATAACTACATATCCATTGATGAAGTCCCCCGTGAAATGTTCGGAAAAATAATGTCAATTCCCGACTCTATTATGATCAGCTATTTTGAACTTTTAACAGAGGTTCCTATGCCGGAAATCCGGGAGATGGAAAAAGGACTAGAAAACGGTAAACTTCATCCGAAAGAGCTTAAAAAACGCCTGGGAAAAGAAATTGTTACAATGTATCATGATAAATATTCTGCAGAAGCAGCAGCTGTTGAATTTGAGCGGGTTTTTACAGAAAAAGAGCTGCCGAAAGATATTCCGGAATATTCTATTCCTGCTGATTCCTTAAAAGAAGGCGGCATCTGGATTATTAACCTTCTGATAGCGCTTAATGCGGTTACAAATAAGACTGAGGCAAAACGACTGGTGGAACAGGGCGGAGTATATATTAATGATTTAAGGGTGGAGAAGACCGATACGGATGTCAAAATCAAAACAGGGGATATAGTAAAAGTCGGAAAAAGAAAATACTTTAAAATAAAGGTGTAA